Proteins from one uncultured Anaeromusa sp. genomic window:
- the dnaA gene encoding chromosomal replication initiator protein DnaA yields the protein MEQSQLTAIWEQLLAEIQQSIKNPMFATWIQPNTLLHLDEQELVIGTPNQIRKDWLESKYMPVLQQAAERILKRPMHIKVSLVETSTEETAPAPIIAPPVTAAPLLQNISPLPAAPLIETDNTQYVSSASASATVNDPVAFLNPKYIFETFVIGNSNRLAHAASLAVSEAPAKVYNPFFIYGGVGLGKTHLMHAIGHRILKSHPHLKVLYISSEKFTNELINSIRDGNPEDFRQKYRNIDVLLVDDIQFLSKKEHTQEEFFHTFNTLHEANKQIIISSDRPPREIQTLEDRLRSRFEWGMIADIQAPDLETRIAILRKKAIIENLDVPNDVIVFIASRIDSNIRELEGSLIRVMAYASLVKQPVTIALATETLKDIFPANQPRQITVELIQDIVAVYFKLKVDDLLAKKRTRNVTYPRQIAMYLARELTDTSLPRIGEMFGGRDHTTVIHAYDKIGRERNEDAKLTQTLKELVKRIENV from the coding sequence ATGGAACAATCACAACTTACTGCTATCTGGGAACAGCTATTGGCAGAAATTCAACAATCCATAAAAAACCCCATGTTTGCTACATGGATTCAACCAAATACATTGCTGCACCTAGACGAGCAGGAACTCGTGATTGGCACTCCCAATCAAATTCGTAAAGATTGGCTGGAATCCAAATATATGCCCGTCCTGCAACAAGCGGCGGAACGTATTTTAAAGCGCCCGATGCACATAAAAGTAAGCCTTGTTGAAACCAGCACTGAAGAAACGGCGCCGGCTCCCATTATCGCGCCCCCTGTCACAGCCGCTCCGCTGCTACAAAACATCTCGCCCCTGCCGGCAGCGCCATTGATAGAAACCGACAACACCCAATATGTGTCTTCTGCTTCCGCTTCCGCTACGGTCAACGACCCGGTTGCTTTCCTGAATCCAAAATATATCTTTGAAACCTTTGTCATCGGCAACTCGAACCGTCTGGCCCATGCCGCCTCTTTAGCGGTTTCCGAAGCCCCGGCGAAAGTATACAATCCTTTTTTTATTTACGGCGGCGTCGGCTTAGGCAAAACCCATCTCATGCATGCCATTGGCCACCGCATTCTAAAAAGTCATCCTCATTTAAAAGTTCTCTATATTTCCAGCGAAAAATTCACTAATGAACTTATTAATTCCATCCGCGACGGCAACCCGGAAGATTTTCGCCAAAAATATCGCAATATCGACGTGCTCCTCGTAGATGACATTCAGTTTCTTTCTAAAAAGGAACACACCCAGGAAGAATTTTTCCACACCTTCAATACGCTGCATGAAGCGAATAAGCAAATTATCATTTCCAGCGACCGGCCGCCCAGGGAAATTCAAACCCTCGAAGATCGCCTGCGTTCCCGTTTCGAATGGGGCATGATCGCCGACATTCAAGCGCCAGATTTAGAAACTCGTATCGCTATTTTACGTAAGAAAGCAATTATTGAAAACTTGGATGTTCCTAACGACGTTATCGTCTTTATCGCCAGCCGCATCGACAGCAACATCCGTGAACTGGAAGGCTCTCTCATCCGCGTTATGGCTTACGCCTCCCTTGTCAAACAACCAGTTACCATTGCCCTCGCGACGGAAACGCTGAAAGACATTTTTCCTGCTAACCAGCCGCGGCAAATCACCGTAGAACTAATTCAAGACATTGTGGCGGTGTATTTCAAACTAAAAGTAGACGATTTGCTGGCCAAAAAACGGACACGCAATGTTACGTATCCGCGGCAAATCGCCATGTATCTGGCCCGGGAGCTTACGGATACGTCGCTGCCTCGTATCGGCGAAATGTTTGGCGGCCGCGATCATACTACAGTCATCCACGCCTATGACAAGATCGGACGAGAGCGAAATGAAGACGCAAAGCTCACCCAAACCCTCAAAGAATTGGTCAAACGCATCGAAAATGTGTAG
- the rpmH gene encoding 50S ribosomal protein L34: MKRTYQPNNLWKKRTHGFRERMKTKGGRLVLKKRRARGRKKLSA, encoded by the coding sequence ATGAAGCGTACGTATCAACCTAATAATCTGTGGAAGAAAAGAACCCACGGATTTCGTGAGCGCATGAAAACAAAAGGTGGCCGTCTGGTTTTAAAGAAAAGACGCGCAAGAGGCCGCAAAAAACTGTCCGCATAA
- the rnpA gene encoding ribonuclease P protein component — protein sequence MHCFKKCEKLRKNQEFQAVYKEGRSLANRMLVLYVLPIEGTERKVGISVSKRLGCAVVRNRCKRLLREAFRLNRNFLKTGVQLVFICRKPMVGSHYEAVAESFRHICRKSKVWQTGGEES from the coding sequence ATGCATTGTTTTAAAAAATGTGAGAAGCTACGCAAAAATCAAGAGTTTCAAGCGGTATATAAAGAAGGACGTTCTTTAGCTAACCGCATGCTGGTACTTTATGTACTTCCTATAGAAGGTACGGAACGAAAAGTAGGTATTTCTGTCAGCAAGCGTTTGGGTTGCGCTGTGGTGCGCAACCGTTGTAAAAGGCTTTTGAGGGAAGCGTTTCGTTTAAACCGTAATTTTCTTAAAACAGGAGTGCAGCTTGTTTTTATTTGTAGAAAACCTATGGTGGGCAGCCATTATGAGGCTGTAGCTGAATCTTTTAGGCATATTTGTCGAAAGAGCAAGGTGTGGCAAACAGGGGGAGAGGAATCGTGA
- the yidD gene encoding membrane protein insertion efficiency factor YidD: MKRLLMGAIVFYRNFLSPLKPPTCRFMPTCSEYAYLAIEKYGVVRGTWLAVKRLAKCHPFHPGGYDPVQ; this comes from the coding sequence GTGAAGCGTTTGCTCATGGGAGCCATCGTTTTTTATCGAAACTTTCTTTCCCCGCTAAAGCCGCCAACTTGCCGCTTTATGCCAACTTGCTCTGAATATGCTTATCTTGCGATTGAAAAATACGGTGTTGTCCGCGGGACTTGGCTGGCTGTAAAACGTTTGGCCAAATGCCATCCCTTTCATCCGGGAGGATATGACCCTGTACAATAG
- a CDS encoding YidC/Oxa1 family membrane protein insertase, translating into MFELFDSAILVLQDILNIFYQLTATLGFPSYGLAIILMTLVIKMIMYPLTVKQVKSMKGMQILQPKMKELQTKYKDKPEKLQQEMIKLYKETGVNPMAGCLPLVLQMPIFIIIFYGLRDFTFNGATAFLWLTDLAQPDPLYILPVLSALTTFYQQKQTSTEMNQQAKMMLMFMPLFIGYISTTFSSGLVLYWVTMNTVQIVQQWWMSRDAA; encoded by the coding sequence TTGTTCGAATTATTCGATTCGGCTATTTTGGTATTACAAGACATTTTGAATATTTTTTATCAATTGACAGCAACGCTGGGTTTTCCCAGTTATGGTTTGGCCATTATTTTAATGACTCTGGTTATTAAAATGATAATGTATCCGTTGACGGTCAAGCAGGTAAAATCCATGAAAGGTATGCAAATCTTGCAGCCTAAAATGAAGGAACTGCAGACCAAATATAAAGACAAACCGGAAAAATTGCAGCAGGAAATGATCAAGCTTTATAAGGAAACCGGTGTAAATCCTATGGCCGGTTGCTTGCCTCTTGTTTTGCAGATGCCTATTTTTATCATTATTTTTTACGGATTGCGCGACTTTACCTTTAATGGTGCGACAGCATTTTTGTGGTTGACCGATTTGGCGCAGCCAGATCCTTTGTATATTCTTCCCGTGTTGTCGGCTTTGACGACTTTCTATCAGCAAAAACAAACCTCGACAGAGATGAACCAGCAGGCGAAGATGATGCTGATGTTTATGCCTCTGTTTATCGGCTATATTAGTACGACCTTCTCCAGTGGCCTGGTGTTGTACTGGGTGACGATGAATACGGTGCAGATCGTACAGCAATGGTGGATGAGCCGCGATGCGGCTTAA
- the jag gene encoding RNA-binding cell elongation regulator Jag/EloR, whose amino-acid sequence MLKSVEKTAKTMEEALASALEELGVSEDRVTVEILEEPSKGLFGFIGGKPARILVNVRPLDALTVGKQFLSDLFQSMHIAVELEVAVPEEEGPVAVNLRGEDLGILIGKHGQTLDALQYLTNLAANRDAEEKIKFVIDVEEYRRRRAETLTRLAQRLASKVKRMGEPVVLEPMTPHERKIIHMALQDDRRISTYSEGEEPNRKVVIALKR is encoded by the coding sequence ATGCTGAAATCTGTGGAAAAAACGGCTAAAACTATGGAAGAAGCGCTAGCTAGCGCTTTGGAGGAGTTAGGTGTCAGTGAAGACCGAGTAACGGTGGAAATACTGGAAGAGCCTAGTAAAGGGCTGTTTGGTTTTATCGGCGGTAAGCCGGCTCGGATTTTGGTCAATGTGCGTCCGTTGGATGCCTTGACTGTAGGGAAACAGTTTTTAAGCGACTTGTTTCAATCCATGCATATTGCAGTAGAATTGGAAGTGGCTGTTCCAGAAGAAGAAGGCCCTGTGGCCGTCAATCTGCGCGGTGAAGATTTGGGTATTTTGATTGGCAAACATGGTCAGACGCTGGACGCGCTGCAGTACTTGACGAATTTGGCGGCTAATCGCGACGCGGAAGAAAAAATAAAATTCGTCATTGATGTGGAAGAATACCGGCGGCGGCGGGCGGAAACGCTGACACGTTTGGCGCAGCGCTTAGCCAGCAAAGTGAAGCGTATGGGCGAACCGGTTGTCTTGGAGCCTATGACGCCGCATGAGCGTAAAATCATTCACATGGCGCTACAGGATGATCGCCGGATTTCTACGTATAGCGAAGGCGAAGAGCCTAACCGTAAAGTAGTAATTGCTCTGAAACGCTAG